The genomic window CTGAGGAAAATATTGCCTGGAAAACGAATATTCCGGGTGAAGCCTGGTCTTCACCGATTGTTTGGAATGATCATGTTTTCCTTACCACGACGACAGAAGATGGTAAAAATTGCCATGTTATTGCTGTAAATACAAGAACCGGTAAAATCCTTTGGGACAAAATCGTGTTTACACAAAAACCACAACAACACAAACATGAGATGAACTCTTATGCAACACCAACACCGGTTACGGACGGCAACACCGTTTTTGCGGTTTTCAGCG from Bacteroidales bacterium includes these protein-coding regions:
- a CDS encoding PQQ-binding-like beta-propeller repeat protein, translating into MKNKILLCVCCVFVFVTVSAQEQENWPRFRGPNGQGISNAKDLPVRWSAEENIAWKTNIPGEAWSSPIVWNDHVFLTTTTEDGKNCHVIAVNTRTGKILWDKIVFTQKPQQHKHEMNSYATPTPVTDGNTVFAVFS